The DNA window TGGATTTGGCAACGACAAGATGATGCTTGTCGAGAGCCAGAAGGAGGCTTGGGTGTGGAAGACCAAGGGAGAGGGTATGATGTCAACTGTTGCCTCTCTTGGCACTTTGTTGATGTGGGATATTGAGAATGGTCTGGACAGCATTGATCGGTACACATACGCTTCGGAGCCAGAGATTACCGCTGGAGCCATGCTTGCCATTGGTATCATGAACTCTGGTGTTCGGATAGAATCCGAGCCCACCATTGCGCTCCTGGGCGATGCCGACAAGCTCCACAACGACAATCCTCTGATTCGCACTGCTTGCTTGATGGGTCTTGGATTGGCTTACGCCGGCTCAAGTAAGGATGAGGTTATTGAGCTGCTCATGCCCATGATTGCAGATTCTACCCAGGATATGCAGAtctccgccatggctgcattGGCTTGTGGTCTTATTGCTATTGGCACATCTCACCCCGAAGTCAGCGAAGCTATCATCACGACTTTGATGGATGATGAGCGAAAGAACCAGTTGACTAACAAATGGACAAGATTTttgggcctgggcctgggcctgctTTTCTTTGGCCGACAGGAAGAGGTGGACGTTATTCTGGAGACACTCAAAGCCGTGGACCACCCCATGGCCAAGCCGACCGCCGTCTTGGCCGAGATCTGTGCTTGGGCTGGTACTGGCGCTGTTCTGAAGATCCAAGAGCTGTTACACATCTGCAATGAGCACCAGGAAGAATCGGAAGATAAGAAGGGCGATGAACTGTTGCAAGCATATGCAGTTTTGGGTATTGCGCTTGTGGCCATGGGCGAGGAAGTTGGACAGGAGATGGTTCTCAGACAATTTGGCCACCTTATGCACTATGGTGAACCCAACATTCGCAAGGCTGTGCCCCTGGCAATGGGCCTGATCAGCCCAAGCAACCCGCAGATGAAGGTTTACGATACGCTTTCAAGATATAGTCACGACAATGATCCTGAAGtagccatcaacgccatatTCGCCATGGGCCTGCTGGGCGCTGGCACTAACAATGCTCGATTGGCCCAGCTGCTTCGACAGCTCGCAAGCTACTACCACAGGGATCAGGATGCCCTGTTCATGGTGCGCATCGCACAGGGCCTCCTGCATCTGGGTAAGGGAACACTCTCCCTGAACCCCTTCCATTCTGACAGACAGGTGCTCTCCCCTGTCTCGACGGCTGGTCTGCTGGCTACAATGGTGGCTATGCTTGACCCAAAGGATTTCATCACCTCAAACTCTCATTATCTTCTCTACTTTCTCGTGCCCGCCATGCACCCCAGATTCCTTGTCACCGTCGATGAGAAATTGAACCCCCCTGAAGGTCAATGTCCGGGTTGGTCAGGCAGTAGACGTTGTTGGCCAGGCAGGTCGACCGAAGACGATTACGGGATGGCAGACACAGAGCACACCCGTGCTGCTGAGTTATGGTGACCGAGCAGAGTTGGAAGACGAGGAGTACATTAGCCTTACCAATACCTTGGAGGGCCTGGTGATTCTGCGAAAGGTTAGTTTTTaatccctttttttaatttaacATGTACAAGGTGTACGGCACATTGACTAACACATTTGTTATTGCAGAATCCTGAATGGCAAGCAGAGCAGTAAAACAAAATAAAGAGCATTGAATGAGGCTGGAGAGGTTACACAGTATAGAAATTTCAATGGATCGGACGAGGATTGAAAGGGTTCGAGGGGAGGGGCTCCATAGTAATTTCCTTGTGCGCCAAGagaaataatataaactaCAAAAACAAATGTCTATATATTGATGGATTTCTTCGTGATGTTGTTTTCTCTCCATTTTGCTACTCTCTTATTTTCCATGGTTATATGATtgaatatatatacctttatCAGTAGTTTTATGCAGTGGACCCTTGTGAGTTCATTTGTTATATCGTATTCATCATTGCAACATTTGCAGTAATGGTAGCTTGTAATACATGTTCATATCCAAAAACTCCTCGACATAAAAATCTATACTGTACACAGGTATCCTGAAAAATCGCCATATCTATACAAGTCATTTATTATGTGCcactctttttcttctttcattcccttttcttcgtctACCACGTTTCAGGCCCAAAACGCTCGCCCTCCTTGACCGTCCTGTACGAGCAAGCCTGCCAGTCGCAGCCTTGCTTGAAGACCTCGGTGCCCCACCAGCTAAAGTCCTTCATCCAGCCGGGGTATataaagacgaagaagacaatGACGATGCCAAAGGCCAGGCCCGAGTCGAGGGCGGCGCTGAGGGTCATGGTGTACTTGCCCCACCAGGCGTTTGCGCGGCGCTTGATGAGGTAgttgaagaggaagcagaCGAGGGCCCAGACGGAGAAGTTGAGCCCCGTGGCGGGGGGGATCCAGCCCATGGCGCCGAAGATGACGGGCAGGTTGACCTTGCGGAGGAGGCTGTGCTTCTTGTGGCGGCTGTAGAGCCACAGCGGGATGGGCAGGAAGGCGCCGAGGGGGAAGCACCAGACGAGGGAGCGGTAGATTGCGGAGGAGCCGAAGAACTCGCCGGGGCCGACGACGCCCCAGAGGATGGAGCCGTTGAAGTGCACGCGGGCAATGGGGCAGGTGAAGCCGTTGACGGCGTCGGGGGTGCAGATGCCGCGGACGTTTGCAAACATCCAGTTGAGGACGCCGATCTGGGTGACGGAGGAGACGAGGGTGGCGACGATCTGGACGAGGAACATGATGCGCGGCGGGATCTTCATGTAGTGGCCGAGCTTGAGGTCCGAGGCGAACTTGATGCCCTGGGCGGAGGAGATGTAGCCGTAGGTGACGAAGACCATGTTGGCAATGGGGCGGCCGGGGAAGGCGACGCCGCAGATGAGCTGGCAGATGAGGTagatgctgctgtgctggttggtgatggccatgatgatgccgttggggatgaagaagatggcgccgatggcgagggcgaggaggaggccgtACCAGGGGAGGTGGACGGGATAGCTGAGAGGATAAAATTAGTTTTGAGTGATTGAGAAGATTTGgccaagggaaaaaaaaagaaaagacgggCTTACTATTCGACGACAAagatgccaatggcggccaTGGAGATGAAAGTGAGGAGGTACCAGCTGATGGGAGCGTCTTTATATCGCTTCATAAGACGGCTGTGGATGTCTTCGTGGCTCATGAGGCCTTCTATGTGGGACCCTGACGAGGAGACTCGAGGGGTGCCCTGAGGCTGCGTTACGCCTGCTGGAAGGTGGTCGGTAGAGTCTGATACGTGCTGATATCCTTCTTTGCCCTGCCCTCGCGCCTCGACTAGGGATTTTTTCCAAGTGCGCCAGATGTCTTGGCCATGCCAGCAGAGGGTGTGTGTTAGGAGAGCGGCGAGGCCGGCAAATTGCACGCCGTAGCTGAGCATGTAAGTGACGGGGAGGAAAACCCGGCTGTAGTTGGAGTAGGCCTCCCTGTCAAAGAGGAAGCTGGACGTCAGGATTTTGCTGACGTCGTAGACTTTGCCCGTGTTGTCGAAAACGGCGGTTGAAAGGATGGGCATGTAGGATGCGTAGAGGACGTTGCTGTAGTAGAATAGAGGAGCTATGATCCacatgacgatggcgagacCGCCAATGACATTCATGGCAGCCCAAAAGGGCACCAGGAGAGGCGAGCCGACGTAGGTGATTTGGGCCCAGTCGAAAGTCATTgggaagaggccgaggccggaGGAAACGCCAAACAGGTTTGCGAGGACGACGCTCTTTGGCGCAAACCACGTAATGACGTTGAAGTAGCTGAGAGCCGGCATCAAGAGGCCCGGCAGGAAGTAGAAGAGGGAGGCGCCGGTCCAGACGATGTAAAAGAACTTCCAGCGGCTGATGGTCCAGCCGTTGGCGGGCTTGTTCTCCTGCTTGTGGAGGGTGGAAAACATTGCGGCGGACATGAGGGTTCCGGGCCATATCATGCCGCTGGGACGGACCAGGAACCGGCGGGCCATGCCTGCGAAGCCGTAGCCGAGAATCTGCGTGGAGATGGTCAGGAGCAGTTGGTAGACGATGGGCGCTTCCTGGTTGTAGAATTGCGTCTGCTCGACAATGACATCGGTGGCAAAGGCGAAGCCAAAAGCCACATTGCTGCTCACGTAGACGCAGGTATGTTCCTTTTCGTTCCATCTCCCCTGGGCGAGCCACAGGCGCAACGACGTGAGAAACTTCTTTTGGCCGTGGCCATTGTGGCCATGAGACGATACGGCAGTTCGCACGCCGTCGGTGAATTCCTCCTCCGGGTCGTACGACCGCTTTAGCAAGTAATCCCACAAGTGTCCCAGAGGGTGGACGAGCAACAAGGCAATAACTGGAGTGATGGCAACGCTGGGGTatctcaaagaaaaaaacagatTGGTGGAGGAgccgaggatggagaagaggatggACAGGCACCACATGCGCGGGGTGTTTATTGAGAGCGTGGTATCGTCAATTGGCGACACGGAAGCTCGAACAATCTCGTTGGGCGAGTTCTCGTCGGCCTCTCGGTCCGGGATCTCggtcgaggacgaggctgaagaggcgTCGCCCAGCAACGGCCCGTCCTCGTCGGTCAAGTCTTGGTCGTCGAGGACAACGCTCGACAGGAGAGCCTCGGGCATGCCAAAGCGGCCCTCGAGGCCCGAGACGAGCGCCGCGCCATCAAAGTCGTCTGATCTGCGCGACGACCGCCGAGAAGCCAGGGACCGCTTGGAGAGGCCGCTGCGGCTGGTCGAGCGGGTTTGACggagccggcgccggcggtCACTGGCGGAATCGGATCCGGAAGGTGACCGGCTGCGGTTCGGCGTCAGGTCGACGGAGCCGTAGGGCGAGGACTCGGATCGGCGGCCATCgtgcggcagcagcggcggcgtgGCGGTTGcgttcttggccttgctgagggccttgttggcggctttgctggaggaggccatggcagcagaagcagcagcgggcTCGGCTACAGCCTCGTCAAGCCCAAGATTGAAGGGCCAGCTATCATGctggatgatggaggaggaggaagaggcagaggaggagactGAGGAATAAGAAGACGTTCTGGCACGAGGAGGAGACGGGGGAATGGGGGCGGGATCGGACGGGGATCCCTGGAACGGCGACTGAGTCTGAGTCTGGGACTGGGACTGAGACTGAGACAGCGTCTGGTGGTGCCGAGGCTGAAGCCgaagctggtgctggtgctggtgctgctattgctgctggagccaggGTCTGCAGCGCAACTCCATGTTGGTGTGCAAAGGAGTCGCTCGCATTCGATGTCGTCAAGTCGCTGGATTCGCTGGCTCGGCGGCCCATGGCGGGGCGATGAGGAAGCGAAAGCTGTGATAGCGCATGTGGGTacagagagatggagaggatcTAGTGAAACTGGCGATTGTGGGatggagatttttttttttttgcgccgGGAGAGGGGGCCGAAAAACCATGACCTCAGTGGGGATGGTGGGCGCTAGAAGCCGCTGTGCCTGCTGTAGCTGCTGTCGATGGCGAGGATAGCGCGCTGCGAGATCTGGTCGGGTGACGATGCTGAGACATTGAGCGATCCTGCGAGGCGCTGGTGTTGTTGCCTGGTGTCTCTCCCGTccctgtttcttttccttgtcctccCATTCGATGCCATGGAATCCTGTGTTACGTCGGGCTAGTTAGTTGCAGCTGATAACCGCCAATAGCATATGCAGTGCCACCTGGAAATCTGACCCGCGGACGCGGCTAGGCGATAGATCAAAAGTCCCATCATGTTAGTCATACCGTGTGCCCGGCAATTTATATCAAATCGACCTCCCTTGACAGCGGCCTCCAATGGGCGGCTGGGGATTTCCAACCCTGATGCATCCGCTGATAACGCTGGGGTTTTGATTCGCAATGATGGATGAGCCGATGTCCGTACAGGAGAGTCTTGATCCGAATCTGCATGCACTTGGCCATGTGAGCGCCCTGTCTTGCGTGAtttgatacatgtactgcgGCGAATGCAGTTGCACAGAGTCGGCGACACTTGCGAGACATGCAGCGCCCTGAGTAGGATCTAGTCTGGTATACTTGGAGTGGACGCGGCAGAGGGCAGAAATGACAAGAGCCTACATACAACCTATGAAGCATCGATAACATCTTCAGCTCTACACGACAAGCAACAACAAGCAAaacagctcttcttcatcttaGATCCCACCACGCATACTCCATCGTCATGCATATTACGTGTATTGCGCACATACTGTACACTCACAGCCACAGCTACAGCTGCAACATCAACATTCCTGCGTCTGCCATGGCCCGAGCCGGCTCTTCTTAGTGCCGTCGCACTGACGCTTTTCTGTCCGGGTCCAATCCCGGCCGGTTCACGGACCCTCCGATCCGAACCTCCCCGCCAACTCAAATCTCACGGCGCAACATCAATCTTGCTCAATTTGATTCGTAGTCTCGAAATACACATTCATTTACCAGCAATTGCTTGATACAGCTATTGGGATAGCCGCTATCGCCATGGCCTCTCCAGTGGCGGCCGCCAAACAGCAGCTAAGGCGCCTTATCAAACAGAGACTCTCCACCGTCTCTCAGGAATCCGTCCTCGCCCAAAGTATGAGCCTCCCCTAATAAAACAAGTTATACAAAATTaaattcttcttttgttttcttctcttactGAATCAGGCCGCACAATATTTGAAACGCTCAAAAACTTCAAGCCCTACCAAGATGCCAGCCGCATCAGCGTATACCTCTCCATGCCCGTTGGGGAGATCCAGACCGACGCCATCGTTCGCCATGCCCTGAACGCTGGAAAGCAAGTCTTTGTGCCATACCTGCACAAGTCGCCTCTCGATGAGCCCGGCACTCCAGCCCGTGTGATGGACATGGTGCAGCTGCAAGACGTCCAAGACTATGACGGCCTCCAGAGAGATTCTTGGGGCATTCCCAGCATAGATCCTGCTACGGTGCATCGGCGGCAGCGCATCCTCGGCGGGTCAGACGTGCTCAAGCCAGGCCAGGCTACCTTGGACCTCATCCTCATGCCGGGCGTCGCCTTTGATACCGATGATGGGGGCTGTGTGCGGAGGCTTGGCCACGGCAAGGGCTTCTACGATTTCTTCCTCAACAGGTACTTGGCTGCAAAGCCTCATGATGAAGGTGAAGGCAGCAGCGGCCCTGTGTTGAGATTCTACGGTTTGGCTCTCaccgagcagcttctcgatccCATCAAAGATGAGCCGGTGCCTATGGGCCAGTATGATCGGAAGTTGCACGGCTTGGTTCTAGGCAATGGCCAAGTCAAGCTTTCACCGGATATTCAATCCGTAAGCACTTCATGATAACGCTTGCCCTTTTAAATTCCCTACTGCTCGTTGTGAGGGAGCTTCTGGTCTTCATACATATAAACCTTTATATATTCCCCCGTACATAGATTCTCAAAGAGCAACGTTAGAAAGCTGTCCCATAAGTCTCCTCCACACCCCTGtgctctcctcctcctcgctccCTCCCGTCAGAGTCGCCCTGTTGCCTACAATTATCAGCCCCAGCTTCGCCCTGGTAAGCGCCACATTCATGCGACGCAGATCCTTGAGGAACCCAATCTCGCGGCTCTCGTTGCAGCGGACCGTGACGAAGATGACAATGTCGGCTTCGCGCCCTTGGAAGCCGTCAATGCTGGAGACTTCGGCGTTTGGGATCGCCGAAAGCAGCTTTTTGAGAATCTCCGATTGCCGTGAATAGGGCGTCAGTACGGCTATAGACGTTGTAGTATCATTATTCATGACGTCGGCGGGCTTTGCGCCATTGATGTGGTTTTCAGCAGAAGATGCCGGAGCCGCTGGGGCCGAACGTAGGAGCTTGCAGATTGAAAGACATACGTCTGCCTGCTCCTTGTTGGATTTGGACTTGTGCCCCAGATCCTCCCTCCCAGAGCACTCGACAAAGAGCATCCGAGAggcagacgacgaggagattgTGGTGGTCgaagatgctggccaaggaaaGGCGGAAGGCGACATTGGCCTATCACTGTCCTTTAGCCCGGACAATAGTCTTTTTTCATAAAACTCCTTTGAGATGAAGCCACAGATGGAGGGATGCATCCGATACTGTGTATCCAACATAATCTTTGCCATTCCAGGCGTTGTTCCCTGTCGAGTATACAGCCGTTCAAACAACGAGACGTCAAATCCGAGTGCCGGCGAAAACTCTTGCACCGTAGGCCTTAGCTGGACATGATCCCCCACGAGGATCGCCTTTTCACACCCCTTTACAAGCGGCACGAGCGACGCAGGCTCTGTCTGCTGCGAAGCCTCGTCAACAATCACCGTGTCAAACATTTGGCCTCGGAGCAGCCCCAGTCCTGCGCCAATGCACGTCGTGAATATGATTGTGGCGGCTTTGACACGCTGCTTGGCCTGGCGCTGGGCAGCGTGGCTGGAGTGTATCTCTTGGCCGGCCAAGGCGTCGCATGTGTATTTGCGCAAATCCTCGCCTACTTTTCGGACTTCGGTCGAGACACGCAGAGGGGCTGTTTCGGGCGAGTTTGGCGCGAGCCCTTCTTTGCTGATTCGCGTGAGATATCTTCTCATGACGTTGTCCACGGCATTGTGTGTTGGGGCAGTCACTAGGATCCTTTCAGTCTTGGCATCTTGTTGAAGCCTTCTGATGATTGCGACAATGGTCTGTGTCTTGCCGGTTCCTGGAGGACCCCAAAGACAGACGAGCTTGTTCCTTTGTGCCGCCTCCACTGCTGATCTTTGGCTTGTATTCAATGAAGCATCCGCCTCAGACAACGTCAAGCCTGGCATCAAAGTGTCGGTGTCAGCTCTGCCCTCGTGAGCTGCTCGTGGATTGACCACATGTTGAGGCTGAATTCCCATGATTTGGTCAATCACTCCGCAACAGCCATCCTCTGATATTCCGAGTTCCCGTACAGCATCAAGCATCGTCTTTGCAGTCACAAATAAGCCACATTCTTCCAGAATCCAAGAACATTTCTCGGCGTACGACGGTGGAGGATGGAGGCAGTTTATCTTTGCCATGCCCGACCTGCTCTCCACAACCAGGCCGTCCATCGAATAGGTCTCGTCCAATATCGAACTTGAAGGCGGACTAGCCGCGACGAGCCGTACATGAGTGTTTGCCAACGGAGAACCGCCCGGGGCATCTATCCTGAAGGACACTTGGACGCGAGTGCCATATCCACCTTTGCTTGTCTTTTCGTCGTCGCTGATGATTTGGATActcagcagctcatccctggcttttgcttcctctttTACAGCGCCAATATGCTCGACGGCGATTCCAATAACATTGTGGACAAAATGCTGAGTGATGGCTGGTCGACCCGTTAGCAACCTGGAGCTTTGTTGGTCGAGGCCTTCAAGGAGGAGATCCAAGGCCGTGCTCGGCGAATGAACTGTAAGCGCAATAAGCTCAAAAAGGTCGGAAAATGAGCGGAGCGTAAGGAATTCCACATTCTCCAAGATGGTATGGAAAGGCACCAAGATCAAATCACCAAATTCGGCTTCAGAGAGAATAATGCTGCGAAGCAATATATAGCTCTCGTTTTGAAGAATGGTATCCAGAGCCTCTGGCAGGTCTTTCCACGAGCCCAGATTAGCAAACGTGGCGGAGACATACGGCATTGTTTCTGTAAATTCGACCATGGTGCGAAGAGTGTCCGCCGGCGCCATTACTTTGTCGCTTCTTATGCTCGTAATCAAGTGATCGAAGCAACGTATAAGCAGCCCTCGCTGTTCTTGTTCTACCAGCCAAAGGAAAAGCTGGCGTAGAGTCGAAGCGTCTAATACATCCTGGAGGGCTGATATATTACCCCGTTTCACCACTTCGACCACAAGCGGAGGCTGCGCACCAAGAGACCAATCGACATCTTGAAGCTTTGGAACGTCGTATTCTTTGGGTTCGTGGGGGAACAAAGGCAGAGTTTGTTCTGTGTCAATGTAGTCCTCCCATAGGTCCAAGCTGCGCATCGAGCTGAAGTCTCTATTACTAATGATGTATATCTCCTTTTATATCAACCGAGAGTCAGCATCTCAGGTACGAATGGTTACTCAAGGGGTAAAACTTACCGCATCAGATATTCCCTGTCTATGTAGTCGCCCTATATGGCCTTGGAGATTCTTACTGAACTTGTCCAGCGCAATGCTCGCTCTAAAGTCAAAATTCGTACCATTGTCTACGGAATCTTGCCTCGCTTTCCGACGGTCTTTCTCAGTAGGCGCGTTCCTATAGGTACTATCGTTTGATCCTCCACGGCCAATGTATATCCACGTATTGCCTCTTCTACCCTCAAATAGCTGCAATGTAGTTGGATCGCAGTAGAGTCGGTATTCTTTCTTCGTTGGCAGAGACAGACGACTCTGCGTCTCTCTTCCTTGAGAATGCGGAAACGCGAATAGTCTAACTTTGCTGCCAACAACAAAGTCGTCGGCTGGAGTTATCTTTTGCGGCACATACATGGCTACAGTCAGTCGCTCATTTGGCCTAAAGATGATCATCTTTTTGTGAAATAGTTCCAGATTCCTGCATGTTGCTTCCATGAACGTAGCGGGTCTGTCTTGCTCCGTTGTGTAAACTCGTTTCCAGTGCATGCCTGGATAGTCAAGATGGAAATGTTTTAGCTCCGCCTCAGTGAGCAGGcttgaagagcaaagagCATTGAGAACAAAGCTTGGAGCATCAACATATGTAGGCATTTGAGCCAAGACCCACGCTTTGTCTTCTGACTTGAGCGAATTCAGGTCGAACATATGCAGCAAATGATAAAAGGGGGGTATTTGTTTTTCTGCACCACCTCACTGCCATCCTGATCAATTCAGCCTCAGAAATGGCAATGTCATCTCTACAGAGCAGCAATTGAATCGCATCAAGAGTGTAACCTTCCAAGCTGTCCGTGCGGCTTCGTGCCTCAAGCTTCTGCCTTGCAATGATGTTCTTGGCTGCATCGTGAAGCTCGTCGAGAACAAACGGAGGCGCCTCGGCATCTGGCTCCGGTGGTTTCGCAAATTTGTCAAGCTGGCTATCTTTGATACGGTTACCGTCCACGCACTGAGAGAATAGTCGGTTGAGTTCTTGACACTCGGGTCTCATGGCGTTTGTTGCCCTCGCCCACCGGAGATACAGATTCTTGACACGGCCCAGCGATGCGTTTGTGTATTTGGCAAAATAGAGTAAGCGATCATCATCCGTGATGGGTGCAAATCTTAGAGGCTCACGAACTCCCGGATAATGTGCGGCTTGTGAGATTGTTGACGGAATGATGTCTGGATCCCAGGTCACGAAAAAAGTATCGCCATCCAAGTCGCCTCCCGACATCATATCCGCCGCTGGCCGTCGTCCCGTCGTAGGAAAGACGATACAGTCAACCAGATGTGCGAGCTCTGGTCTCTCTACAACATCAAGCTTCTGTAGGTCGCCCGGATGCAAGCAAGGATTTCTTGTCACCAACACTTTCGTTCCTTTCAAGGCATAAGGCAGTCCGTCCACATCCATAGTGACTTTGACAGCACACTGGCCCGGTTTCAGGACACCCCAAGCATCACAGACTCCAAATAAGAGTCTTGACTTTGGGATCAGTATGCGACATTTCTGCTCATCACGCTTGTTTAGCATCTTGTCATACTCGGCATTGATGAGCCTATTAATTGACGGCCGCACAGAGTCCAAGGAATCGATAATGACACGCTCGGCAAGGTCTGGCCTGTCTAGATGGCAGAGAACTCTGAATGCAGCTCGCGGATCTTGGTAGGCCTCGGCCAGAAAATTGAAATGCTCTTGTTGTTTTCGAAGGAGGATCTTGCGGTCAACTCCCAAGGCGTCCAGAAGCACAATTACCTCGTCGTTGAGATGCCCAAATACATATGGCTACCGAAATGGACTGTTAGTAGGGCAGATCCAATGTAAACCCttgtaataaaaaatacGAAAGAGAAATAGTAGCTGTTGCATGTCAAAACGTACCTTTGAGTATTCTACAACGGAAAAGGATAAGTCGTCGCCTCCACTAAACTTCTTCATTGACTTTCTCATTTTGAGCCAAGTTCCGCCTTTCGCCATGGTTGGATCCAAAGTGACGACTCCTTTATATCCGCGATATCTTAGCTGGAAGACAGAAGGCGTATATCTCATGTTGCGAAAAATAATCCTTGTGCGTCTTGAAAGCTCCTTGGCCAGTGCTGGGGCAATCAAGCCACAGCCATCCGTAAAGACGTAGTCTCCCACTTCAATGTCTGGAATATCTTCGACTTTTTTTCGGGTCTACTTTCATAGCCGCGCGGGCGACTGAGAAGAGCAGTCCAATCCGCTTCGCTTTTTTTGCaaccgtcttcatctttgtaAAATCTCCTAGGCCTTCGATCTTCTTACTGATTTGCTCTTTGGGAGCTGCTAGAAAGTAGCAGGTTCGAGATTTTAGCtggctgttgctgtggcCGTAGAAATTGTAGTGCACTCCCTGTATGCTGATTCCAGTACGAAGGAACTTGACAGCATATTCTGAACATTCTCTGTATGTTGTTGGCTGTATAACCTTGCTGGTATCTCCTTCGACCGTGGATGGAGAATTGGGGTTTTTGATAGAACGAAACTCAGCGAGCGACACCACCAGATATTTGTCTAGGGAAACATCCTGAATGGCGCGGTTCATGTCTACTGGCCCGTACCGGAGCTCAAGGCGATGGCGCGAATCTTTTGTCGAGAGACTGACCATTTTGATATAATTCAGCTTATTTGCCGAGTCGGCTGTTGGTAGTCGCGGTACATTGAACTCCCATTTTTGGTCATCAAGAGAAATGTTGTCGAGAAGAACATGCTCGAAGGACTTGGGActggctgaagctggaggcaTCTTGAAGAGTGCACATACGACTGGCTTTTTGTTCAAGTATTGTAAGTCGCTTAAGATGTTTGCGATGAGGATATTTCTGACGATGATTTAATAAAGTGTAATCAGATACACACTTGAGA is part of the Trichoderma atroviride chromosome 1, complete sequence genome and encodes:
- a CDS encoding uncharacterized protein (TransMembrane:1 (i85-103o)) encodes the protein MGRRASESSDLTTSNASDSFAHQHGVALQTLAPAAIAAPAPAPASASASAPPDAVSVSVPVPDSDSVAVPGIPVRSRPHSPVSSSCQNVFLFLSLLLCLFLLLHHPA
- a CDS encoding uncharacterized protein (BUSCO:EOG092D0GXN) — encoded protein: MAQDSDLPKPAAAADKGKGKAVDDPKAEKTAADGKKEDDKKDATEEELSEEDQQLKSELDMMVERLTELDSTLYKSALEMMKSAIKTSTSSMTAVPKPLKFLRPHYETLTKLYEEWPNDENKVSLADVLSVIGMTFSDEDRQDTLKYRLLAPTTDIGSWGHEYVRHLALEIGEVYSKRITADEPTTDLIDLALILVPLFIKSNQEADAVDLMSELEIIEKMNEFVDENTYPRVCLYMVSMVNLLTYPDNETFLRVAHDIYIKHKQFAQAVILAIRLHDIDLVQEDFDKAEDPVLKKQLAFLISRQRIILPMINEGEGDDPELFECLHNIKLSDHFKALGKELNILDPKTTEDIYKSHLESSRVAGMTNLDSARHNLAAAFVNAFVNAGFGNDKMMLVESQKEAWVWKTKGEGMMSTVASLGTLLMWDIENGLDSIDRYTYASEPEITAGAMLAIGIMNSGVRIESEPTIALLGDADKLHNDNPLIRTACLMGLGLAYAGSSKDEVIELLMPMIADSTQDMQISAMAALACGLIAIGTSHPEVSEAIITTLMDDERKNQLTNKWTRFLGLGLGLLFFGRQEEVDVILETLKAVDHPMAKPTAVLAEICAWAGTGAVLKIQELLHICNEHQEESEDKKGDELLQAYAVLGIALVAMGEEVGQEMVLRQFGHLMHYGEPNIRKAVPLAMGLISPSNPQMKVYDTLSRYSHDNDPEVAINAIFAMGLLGAGTNNARLAQLLRQLASYYHRDQDALFMVRIAQGLLHLGKGTLSLNPFHSDRQVLSPVSTAGLLATMVAMLDPKDFITSNSHYLLYFLVPAMHPRFLVTVDEKLNPPEGQCPGWSGSRRCWPGRSTEDDYGMADTEHTRAAELW
- a CDS encoding uncharacterized protein (BUSCO:EOG092D2N1K); protein product: MASPVAAAKQQLRRLIKQRLSTVSQESVLAQSRTIFETLKNFKPYQDASRISVYLSMPVGEIQTDAIVRHALNAGKQVFVPYLHKSPLDEPGTPARVMDMVQLQDVQDYDGLQRDSWGIPSIDPATVHRRQRILGGSDVLKPGQATLDLILMPGVAFDTDDGGCVRRLGHGKGFYDFFLNRYLAAKPHDEGEGSSGPVLRFYGLALTEQLLDPIKDEPVPMGQYDRKLHGLVLGNGQVKLSPDIQSVSTS
- a CDS encoding uncharacterized protein (EggNog:ENOG41~TransMembrane:15 (i174-194o200-221i272-291o303-321i333-349o369-392i404-422o434-461i611-632o638-661i720-744o787-810i817-833o839-855i867-891o)) gives rise to the protein MASSSKAANKALSKAKNATATPPLLPHDGRRSESSPYGSVDLTPNRSRSPSGSDSASDRRRRLRQTRSTSRSGLSKRSLASRRSSRRSDDFDGAALVSGLEGRFGMPEALLSSVVLDDQDLTDEDGPLLGDASSASSSTEIPDREADENSPNEIVRASVSPIDDTTLSINTPRMWCLSILFSILGSSTNLFFSLRYPSVAITPVIALLLVHPLGHLWDYLLKRSYDPEEEFTDGVRTAVSSHGHNGHGQKKFLTSLRLWLAQGRWNEKEHTCVYVSSNVAFGFAFATDVIVEQTQFYNQEAPIVYQLLLTISTQILGYGFAGMARRFLVRPSGMIWPGTLMSAAMFSTLHKQENKPANGWTISRWKFFYIVWTGASLFYFLPGLLMPALSYFNVITWFAPKSVVLANLFGVSSGLGLFPMTFDWAQITYVGSPLLVPFWAAMNVIGGLAIVMWIIAPLFYYSNVLYASYMPILSTAVFDNTGKVYDVSKILTSSFLFDREAYSNYSRVFLPVTYMLSYGVQFAGLAALLTHTLCWHGQDIWRTWKKSLVEARGQGKEGYQHVSDSTDHLPAGVTQPQGTPRVSSSGSHIEGLMSHEDIHSRLMKRYKDAPISWYLLTFISMAAIGIFVVEYYPVHLPWYGLLLALAIGAIFFIPNGIIMAITNQHSSIYLICQLICGVAFPGRPIANMVFVTYGYISSAQGIKFASDLKLGHYMKIPPRIMFLVQIVATLVSSVTQIGVLNWMFANVRGICTPDAVNGFTCPIARVHFNGSILWGVVGPGEFFGSSAIYRSLVWCFPLGAFLPIPLWLYSRHKKHSLLRKVNLPVIFGAMGWIPPATGLNFSVWALVCFLFNYLIKRRANAWWGKYTMTLSAALDSGLAFGIVIVFFVFIYPGWMKDFSWWGTEVFKQGCDWQACSYRTVKEGERFGPETW